A window of Candidatus Polarisedimenticolia bacterium genomic DNA:
AAGCGTCGACTCCCTGACTGACCAGGAAATCCCGCACCGCGTCGGCCCTGGCCTGGGAGAGCTCCATATTGTGCTCGTCGTCGCCCTGCGAATCGGTGTGACCGCCGATCTCCACTCTCACCTTCGACCAGTCCTTCAACGTAAAGGCGACATGGTCGAGCGTCGACTGGGAATCCTCGGTCAGCTTGGCGCTGTTGGTCTCGAAATTGACTCCCTCGAGGACCAGCTTGTTGCTTTGCTGGAACATGTTCGCCGACTGGGCCTGCTCCGGGCAGCCCCGATCGTCGACCTGCGAGCCCGCAGGCGTGTTGGCGCAGCGGTCCAGACCGTCGGATACTCCGTCCCCGTCGGAATCGATCGGGCAGCCGTTCCCGTCGACGCTGGCGTATCGCGGCGTGTCGGCGCACTGATCGAGGCCGTCCGGGACTCTATCCCCGTCGGCATCCGTCGTGCAGCCCTTGGAATCCGCATCGGCCCCCTTCGGTGTGCCGGGACAGCTGTCGAGACCGTTTGCCACGCCGTCTCCGTCGGCGTCGACGGGGCAGCCATGGCTGTCCACTTCGGCACCCCGGATCGTGTCCGGACAGTTGTCCAGGGCGTCGGTCACATAGTCGCCGTCGGCATCGCCCGACTCGAAGTGGCTCGTGAGCAGCGCCAGCGTTTCATCGTCCAGCACTCCCGTCCTGCGCATGTTGTGCCGGCTTTGAAACGTGCGCAGGGCGGAGCTGGTGGAATCGTCGAGCACTCCCACCTCGAAAGCGCCCTCCGCCAGATCGCCTTCCTGCACCAGGATGGCCTGGGCCTTCCCGATCATTTTGCGTGATGCGTAGTCGCCGGTGGCGGCGGCGGACGGAGCGGAGATCGAGACGGCGAAGGTCATGATCGCCATCAAGCCGATCACCGTGAGCAGGGACCATTTGAAGTACCGATTCTGTGTCATGCGAGCCTCCTTCGAGAATCGTGTTCGGTGCAATGGCGTCGAATGGCGACCTGCGCAGCGGCGCCACTGTTTAAGGACCATCTCACGCAACCCGCCTCATCGAATCGGCTCGAATCCTGCCGAGTTGCGGGCCGAGACCCTGCCTGGACAAATCCACTCTGGGTGTGCCGAGTCTAACATCCCAAATCAGACGGGGGTAGGCTCAGCCAGGTATATTGCTTGAACCGCCGGCAACGCCTCTCGGAGCGCAGCCCTTGGCCCGGCACGATTCGGATAGACTCGTTCGGGAAGCAATTGAAGTGGAAGCTTTGCTTCCGGGAGAGATTTTCGGAATGACAGCCAGGCCTCCGGACCTCACCAGGAAACAGCTCTATCTGGCTTTTGCCATTGCGGCCGTCTCCGACGCGATATCGGCATTCACCACCTTTGCAGCGCCCGTCGAATGGCCGGTCGACTTTCTGACAGCCCTGCTGCTCTTTCTCGTGCTCGGTTGGCGCTGGCCATTGCTGCCCGGGCTGATCCTGGAGGCCATTCCGGGCGTCGGTGTCTTCCCCTTCTGGGTGCTGGTCGTCGGCGCCATCGCGGTCCACGGCAGCGCGCGGCCGAAATGAATCGGGCGGGCGAATTGCTCAAAGTGCCGTGCGGGGCACCATCGTGTGGGGGGACTCGAAGAAGCGGCAGATGAAGGAGCGGGCCGTGGGAAGGTCATGCGCCTTGGTCATCAGCGCCCAGAGGTGATGCCCGAAGGGGAGCCAGCGATGGCCCCAGGCGACGAAGAAGCGCAGGCGCTTGAGCGACTCCTCCGTCGTAAATCTCTCTTCGAGACGGTCCAGGAAAAACAGCAGCGCGCGTCCGTACTCGCGCCCCTCCTCCTCCGGCGTGGCCGGGGCGCGTTCTCCTTCGCGGC
This region includes:
- a CDS encoding OmpA family protein, with amino-acid sequence MTQNRYFKWSLLTVIGLMAIMTFAVSISAPSAAATGDYASRKMIGKAQAILVQEGDLAEGAFEVGVLDDSTSSALRTFQSRHNMRRTGVLDDETLALLTSHFESGDADGDYVTDALDNCPDTIRGAEVDSHGCPVDADGDGVANGLDSCPGTPKGADADSKGCTTDADGDRVPDGLDQCADTPRYASVDGNGCPIDSDGDGVSDGLDRCANTPAGSQVDDRGCPEQAQSANMFQQSNKLVLEGVNFETNSAKLTEDSQSTLDHVAFTLKDWSKVRVEIGGHTDSQGDDEHNMELSQARADAVRDFLVSQGVDASRLTTRGYGEAEPIADNKSAKGRAKNRRVELTKLD